A genomic region of Mycobacterium sp. Aquia_213 contains the following coding sequences:
- a CDS encoding EspA/EspE family type VII secretion system effector has product MRDKQIQRVREGYVGMDAETMLAVAKAIANATTGVKNLGDGDRVGAAASFTAAAQNVLQELVKAWGTETAKSMLKVKPTLVLENAIAMTGLVELVNGWSVPEKGSVLNDASKLNFQLALEKLKTAMPDPQHWSGKAALGYGHVNKEIQACVQEVIAADAQLQVWMQAQSEQVLYTRRAFSYTKTGLVACLPVAWGIYLYTFSSLASNPFTAAMALNGALTATRVFQYGVSVGALGTLIGFASDHMITVSSMSQFDAVAGKYDAARSRLFIPETAPPLQAAPTSTGTTVRSFGSPSGAGGNFPATSSRPYPVAGSKPYPVAGRTGSYVAGPTNEPVHAPATPDPRPEPNTPATPSQPATPFTPAATPAASAMAQPAGQGSQGAGRGVQKKATTEESAPGDDAVGAAAAVGAEGAERAPIEAAAVRPEQPSTRSTP; this is encoded by the coding sequence TTGCGCGACAAGCAGATCCAGCGAGTGCGGGAAGGCTACGTCGGAATGGATGCGGAAACCATGTTGGCGGTGGCGAAGGCTATCGCCAACGCCACCACCGGTGTCAAAAATTTGGGGGATGGCGATCGGGTCGGCGCGGCCGCGAGCTTTACCGCGGCAGCACAGAATGTCCTCCAGGAATTGGTGAAGGCGTGGGGAACAGAGACCGCCAAATCGATGCTCAAGGTGAAACCGACGCTTGTGCTGGAGAACGCCATAGCCATGACTGGTCTGGTGGAATTGGTCAACGGATGGTCGGTTCCCGAGAAGGGATCGGTGCTGAACGACGCCTCAAAACTGAATTTCCAGTTGGCCCTTGAGAAATTGAAGACGGCCATGCCGGACCCACAGCACTGGTCCGGAAAGGCGGCGCTGGGCTACGGGCACGTAAACAAAGAGATACAAGCGTGCGTGCAAGAGGTGATTGCGGCGGATGCGCAGCTTCAAGTCTGGATGCAAGCGCAGTCCGAGCAGGTTTTGTATACGCGGCGCGCATTCTCCTATACAAAAACTGGACTAGTCGCTTGCCTTCCCGTTGCCTGGGGCATCTACCTCTATACGTTTAGTTCATTGGCGTCCAATCCGTTTACCGCTGCCATGGCTCTGAACGGTGCGCTAACCGCCACTCGGGTCTTTCAATATGGGGTTAGCGTCGGAGCCCTCGGGACTCTTATCGGCTTTGCGAGCGACCACATGATCACCGTGAGTTCGATGTCGCAATTCGACGCGGTGGCGGGCAAGTATGACGCCGCTCGCAGCAGGTTGTTTATCCCGGAGACCGCCCCGCCCCTGCAAGCGGCTCCGACATCGACCGGGACAACCGTTCGCAGCTTCGGCTCGCCGTCAGGCGCCGGCGGAAATTTCCCGGCCACCTCCTCGAGGCCGTACCCCGTCGCCGGCTCCAAGCCGTACCCCGTCGCTGGCCGTACGGGGAGTTACGTGGCGGGCCCGACCAACGAGCCTGTGCACGCGCCGGCCACACCGGATCCGCGGCCCGAACCGAATACACCAGCCACACCGTCTCAACCGGCCACACCATTCACGCCAGCCGCGACGCCCGCAGCGTCGGCCATGGCGCAACCCGCCGGTCAAGGGAGTCAAGGCGCCGGTCGAGGGGTCCAAAAGAAGGCCACCACCGAGGAGTCCGCGCCCGGGGATGATGCCGTCGGTGCCGCGGCGGCCGTGGGCGCCGAAGGGGCCGAGCGTGCACCGATCGAGGCCGCGGCGGTGCGGCCGGAACAGCCATCGACGCGGTCGACGCCGTAG
- a CDS encoding YbaB/EbfC family nucleoid-associated protein: MSTENDPQAVVALQQTQQFISVLEDQMHRAKTETFTATDETGTVTVVVNGDRWLTGLQIEHGLLRLGAETVRERINEALRKAQAAALAAADAEEGQLEDALTAIVGALQQQLGDLRTRV; this comes from the coding sequence ATGAGTACCGAGAACGACCCGCAGGCGGTTGTGGCGCTGCAGCAAACGCAGCAGTTCATCTCGGTCCTGGAGGACCAGATGCATCGGGCGAAGACCGAAACCTTCACGGCCACAGACGAAACCGGAACCGTGACGGTGGTCGTCAACGGCGATCGCTGGCTCACCGGCCTGCAGATCGAACACGGCCTGCTGCGGTTGGGCGCCGAAACGGTTCGAGAGCGCATCAACGAGGCCCTGCGCAAGGCGCAGGCCGCCGCGCTCGCAGCCGCCGACGCCGAGGAAGGGCAGCTCGAGGACGCGCTCACAGCCATCGTCGGTGCGCTCCAACAGCAGCTCGGGGACCTTCGGACGCGCGTATAG
- a CDS encoding cytochrome P450, producing the protein MRKEPVRYLPGEGLLALYRLRGPVINSGVGRHGYTYLLGPEANKFVFANADAFSWAQTFESLAIVDGPTALIVSDGDDHRRRRSVVAPGLRHRQIQDYVQTMVSNIDAVIDAWRPGQRLDLYRECRSAVRRSTAESLFGSRLAAHSDFLGEQLQPLLDLTHQLPQLAALQQRLNSPGWRRAMAARQRLNDFVDALIADARAAPRPDDHLMTMLINGRGDEGYALSNNEIRDSIISLITAGYETTSGALAWALYTLLTLPGAWDNAADEVRRVLGDEPPAAADLDALTYLNGVVHETLRLYSPGVISARRVMRDLEFDGRRIRAGRLLIFSAYVTHRLPEVWPDPREFRPQRWDPGSADYRKPAPHQFIPFSGGLHRCIGAAMATTEMTVMLARLVARTKLRLPAQRIRAANLAALTPTPGLVVEIADSVPAQ; encoded by the coding sequence ATGCGGAAGGAACCGGTTCGCTACCTGCCCGGCGAAGGGTTACTCGCCCTGTACCGGCTGCGGGGCCCGGTGATCAATTCCGGCGTCGGCCGGCACGGCTACACCTATCTGCTCGGACCCGAGGCGAACAAATTCGTCTTTGCCAATGCCGATGCGTTCAGCTGGGCGCAGACGTTCGAGAGCCTGGCCATCGTCGACGGGCCCACCGCGTTGATCGTCAGCGACGGGGACGACCACCGGCGCCGCCGCAGTGTGGTGGCCCCCGGGCTGCGCCACCGCCAGATCCAGGACTACGTGCAGACCATGGTGTCCAATATCGACGCGGTCATCGACGCCTGGCGGCCCGGGCAACGGCTGGACCTCTATCGGGAGTGCCGGTCCGCGGTCCGGCGCAGCACCGCGGAGAGCCTGTTCGGCTCGCGCCTGGCCGCGCACTCCGACTTTCTCGGCGAGCAGCTGCAGCCGCTGCTGGACCTGACCCACCAACTGCCCCAGCTGGCGGCGCTGCAGCAGCGCCTCAACTCTCCCGGATGGCGACGGGCGATGGCCGCCCGACAGCGCCTCAACGACTTCGTCGACGCGCTGATCGCCGATGCCCGCGCCGCGCCCAGGCCCGACGACCACCTGATGACCATGTTGATAAACGGTCGCGGTGACGAGGGATATGCGTTGAGCAACAACGAGATTCGTGACTCGATCATTTCGCTTATCACCGCCGGCTACGAGACCACGAGCGGCGCGCTGGCCTGGGCGCTCTATACCCTGCTGACGTTGCCCGGGGCGTGGGACAACGCCGCCGACGAAGTTCGCCGGGTACTGGGCGACGAGCCGCCCGCCGCGGCCGACCTGGATGCGCTGACCTACCTCAACGGCGTCGTGCACGAGACGCTGCGGCTGTACTCCCCCGGCGTGATCTCGGCCCGACGGGTGATGCGCGACCTCGAGTTCGACGGGCGCCGCATCCGAGCCGGCCGATTGTTGATCTTCAGCGCCTACGTCACTCACCGGCTGCCCGAGGTGTGGCCGGACCCGCGCGAGTTCCGGCCGCAGCGGTGGGATCCGGGCTCGGCGGACTACCGCAAGCCCGCTCCGCATCAGTTCATTCCGTTCAGCGGCGGATTGCACCGGTGCATCGGGGCGGCGATGGCCACGACCGAGATGACGGTCATGCTTGCCCGGCTGGTCGCCCGCACCAAGCTACGGCTGCCCGCTCAGCGAATCCGCGCCGCCAACCTCGCGGCGCTGACCCCCACGCCGGGCCTGGTCGTCGAAATCGCGGACTCAGTGCCAGCGCAGTAG
- a CDS encoding ABC-F family ATP-binding cassette domain-containing protein, which produces MAHLLGAEAVHLEYPTQVVFDSISLGVNDGARIGIVGRNGDGKSSLLRLLSGQLRPNSGRVTQRSGLRVSALSQADTLDPAHTVGWALVGDQPEHQWAGDPRIRDVVGGLVSDIAWDATISTLSGGQRRRVQLAELLIGEWDVIALDEPTNHLDIEGITWLAGHLQQRWARNTGGLLVVTHDRWFLDEVAATTWEVHDGIVEPFEGGYAAYVLQRVERDRQSAAVEAKRQNLMRKELAWLRRGPPARTSKPKFRIDAANQLIADVPPLRNTVELAKLATARLGKDVIDLLDVSVSFDGRPVLRDVEWRIGPGERTGIVGANGAGKSTLLGLIAGTVAPDTGRVKRGKTVQLAVLDQQGDRLADIADDRIADVLGRLRGGYEVEGREVTPAQLLERLGFTELSARVGELSGGQRRRLQLMLTLLSEPNVLLLDEPTNDVDTDMLTATEDLLDSWPGTLIVVSHDRYLLERITDQQYAILDGRLRHLPGGVDEYLQLAARSTGAVEPQRATPEPAAMSGAQRRAAEKELASVDRQLARLADRIAAKHVELADHDQSDHVGITRLTGELRALEDDVATLESRWLELSEVVE; this is translated from the coding sequence GTGGCGCACCTACTGGGGGCCGAGGCCGTTCACCTGGAATACCCGACTCAAGTGGTATTCGACTCGATCTCACTCGGGGTCAACGACGGCGCACGCATCGGCATCGTCGGGCGCAACGGGGACGGCAAGTCCAGCCTGCTGCGCCTGCTGAGCGGTCAGCTGCGGCCCAACTCCGGCCGGGTCACCCAGCGCAGCGGATTGCGCGTCAGCGCGCTGAGCCAGGCCGACACCCTGGACCCGGCCCACACCGTCGGCTGGGCACTCGTTGGTGACCAGCCCGAGCATCAATGGGCCGGCGACCCGCGCATCCGCGACGTGGTCGGCGGGCTGGTATCCGATATCGCTTGGGATGCAACGATTTCCACCCTCAGTGGTGGCCAACGACGACGCGTGCAGCTGGCCGAACTGCTGATCGGCGAGTGGGACGTCATCGCCCTCGACGAGCCGACCAACCACTTGGACATCGAGGGCATCACCTGGCTGGCCGGCCACCTGCAACAGCGCTGGGCGCGCAACACCGGCGGGCTGCTGGTGGTGACGCACGATCGCTGGTTTCTCGACGAAGTCGCCGCCACGACGTGGGAGGTGCACGACGGGATCGTCGAACCGTTCGAGGGCGGCTACGCGGCCTATGTCCTGCAGCGCGTGGAGCGGGACCGCCAGTCCGCCGCGGTGGAGGCCAAGCGGCAGAACCTGATGCGCAAGGAGCTGGCCTGGCTGCGCCGCGGCCCGCCGGCGCGGACCTCCAAGCCGAAGTTCCGGATCGACGCCGCCAACCAGTTGATCGCCGATGTGCCGCCGCTGCGCAACACCGTCGAGCTGGCCAAGCTGGCGACCGCCCGGCTCGGCAAGGACGTGATCGATCTGCTCGACGTGTCGGTCTCGTTTGACGGTCGCCCGGTGCTGCGCGATGTCGAATGGCGGATCGGCCCGGGCGAACGGACCGGCATCGTGGGAGCCAATGGCGCGGGCAAGTCGACGCTGCTGGGATTGATCGCCGGCACCGTCGCGCCGGACACCGGCCGCGTCAAGCGCGGCAAGACCGTTCAGCTGGCGGTGCTCGATCAGCAGGGCGATCGGTTGGCCGACATTGCCGACGACCGGATCGCCGACGTGCTGGGCCGGCTGCGCGGTGGGTATGAGGTCGAAGGCCGCGAGGTCACCCCAGCCCAGCTGCTGGAGCGACTCGGCTTCACCGAGCTCTCCGCGCGCGTCGGCGAGCTGTCCGGCGGGCAGCGGCGTCGGTTGCAGCTGATGCTCACCTTGCTGTCCGAGCCGAACGTCCTGCTTCTCGACGAGCCCACCAACGACGTCGACACCGACATGCTGACGGCCACCGAGGATTTACTCGACTCCTGGCCGGGCACCCTGATCGTCGTCTCGCACGACCGCTATCTGCTGGAACGCATCACCGATCAGCAGTACGCGATTCTCGACGGCCGACTGCGCCACCTGCCCGGCGGCGTCGACGAGTACCTGCAGCTGGCCGCCCGGTCGACGGGTGCCGTGGAACCGCAACGGGCAACACCCGAGCCCGCGGCGATGTCCGGTGCGCAACGCCGGGCCGCCGAGAAGGAACTGGCCTCGGTCGACCGCCAGCTCGCCCGGCTGGCCGACCGGATTGCGGCCAAACACGTCGAACTCGCCGACCACGACCAGTCCGACCACGTCGGCATCACCCGGTTGACGGGCGAGTTGCGCGCCCTGGAAGACGACGTCGCAACGCTGGAAAGCCGTTGGCTGGAGCTCTCGGAAGTGGTCGAGTAG
- a CDS encoding acyl-CoA synthetase translates to MITRPVERLVATAQNGLEVLRLGGLETGTVASPSQIVESVPMYKLRRYFPPDSRPGQRPVGPPVLMVHPMMMSADMWDVTRDDGAVGILHSHGLDCWVIDFGSPDKVEGGMRRNLADHIVALSQAIDTVRDATGADVHLVGYSQGGMWCYQVAAYRRSKALASIVTFGSPVDTLAALPMGIPANFAPPVANFMADHVFSRLAIPGWMARAGFQMLDPLKTAKARVDFVRQLHDREALLPREQQRRFLEREGWIAWSGPAISELLKQFIAHNRMMTGGFAVNGQMVTLTDITCPVLAFVGEVDDIGQPASVRGIRRAAPNAEVYEARIRTGHFGLVVGSKAAEHGWPVVAAWIEWLSAGGDKPSGIDLMADQPEEHTDSGVALSSRLTHGIGEASEAALGLMRGAADAVVAANKSVRTLAVETARTLPRLARLGQINDHTRISLGRIISEQAGNAPRGEFLLFDGRVHTYEAVDRRINNVVRGLIQVGVRQGDRVGVLMETRPSAMVAIAALSRLGAVAVVMHPEADLTASVRLGRVTEILTDPTNLEAARQWPGQVLVLGGGETRNLDLPDDGNVIDMEQIDPDAVELPAWYRPNPGLARDLAFIAFNTAGGELVAKQITNYRWAVSAFGTASTAALDRRDTVYCLTPLHHESALLVALGGAVVGGTRIALSRGLQTDRFVNEVRQYGVTVVSYTWAMLRDIVDDPAFVLHGNHPVRLFIGSGMPTGLWQRVVDAFAPAHVVEFFATTDGQAVLANVSGAKIGSKGRPLPGAGRVELGAYDTEHDLILEDERGFVQVADANQVGVLLAASRGPIDPTASVKRGVFAPADTWISTENLFRRDEDGDYWLLGRRGSVVHTGRGLVYSDAVTDALGLINGVDLAATYNVPFGNLEVAVSAVTLLPGASITAADLTEAFADLPVGLGPDIVHVVTEMALSATYRPTVSALRAAGIPKSGRHAWYFDSTSGQYRKLTPAVRAELSATYKGNDA, encoded by the coding sequence ATGATCACGCGGCCGGTGGAACGACTGGTCGCGACGGCCCAGAACGGCCTGGAGGTCTTACGGCTGGGGGGCCTGGAGACCGGCACCGTTGCGTCGCCGTCGCAGATTGTCGAAAGCGTGCCGATGTACAAGCTGCGGCGCTACTTTCCGCCCGACAGCCGCCCCGGCCAGCGTCCCGTCGGCCCGCCGGTGCTGATGGTGCATCCGATGATGATGTCGGCGGATATGTGGGACGTGACCCGCGACGACGGCGCGGTCGGCATCCTGCACTCGCACGGGCTGGACTGCTGGGTCATCGACTTCGGTTCACCCGACAAGGTCGAGGGCGGCATGCGCCGCAACCTGGCCGACCACATCGTCGCGCTCAGCCAAGCCATCGACACGGTCCGCGATGCCACCGGCGCCGACGTGCACCTGGTCGGGTATTCGCAGGGCGGAATGTGGTGTTATCAGGTCGCCGCCTACCGGCGTTCGAAAGCGCTGGCCAGCATCGTCACCTTCGGTTCACCGGTGGACACCTTGGCCGCCTTGCCGATGGGCATCCCGGCAAACTTTGCCCCGCCGGTCGCCAACTTCATGGCCGACCACGTCTTCAGCCGGCTGGCCATCCCGGGCTGGATGGCGCGGGCCGGCTTCCAGATGCTCGACCCGCTCAAGACCGCCAAGGCACGGGTCGACTTCGTGCGTCAGCTGCACGACCGCGAGGCGCTGCTGCCCCGCGAACAGCAGCGCAGGTTCCTCGAGCGCGAGGGGTGGATCGCCTGGTCCGGCCCGGCGATCTCCGAGCTGCTCAAGCAGTTCATCGCCCACAATCGGATGATGACCGGCGGTTTCGCCGTCAACGGGCAGATGGTCACGCTGACCGACATCACCTGCCCGGTGCTGGCGTTCGTCGGCGAGGTCGACGACATCGGCCAGCCCGCGTCGGTGCGCGGCATCCGGCGGGCGGCGCCCAACGCCGAGGTCTACGAGGCCCGCATCCGCACTGGCCATTTCGGCCTGGTCGTCGGATCCAAAGCGGCAGAACACGGTTGGCCCGTCGTCGCCGCGTGGATCGAATGGCTCTCCGCCGGTGGTGACAAGCCGTCGGGTATCGACCTGATGGCCGATCAGCCCGAGGAGCACACCGACAGCGGCGTCGCGTTGAGTTCGCGGCTCACACACGGCATCGGCGAAGCGTCGGAGGCGGCGCTGGGGCTGATGCGCGGTGCGGCCGATGCGGTGGTCGCGGCCAACAAATCCGTGCGGACCCTGGCCGTGGAGACCGCGCGCACGCTGCCCCGGCTGGCCCGGCTCGGGCAGATCAACGATCACACCCGAATCTCGTTGGGCCGCATCATCAGCGAACAGGCTGGCAACGCGCCCCGCGGCGAGTTCCTGCTGTTCGACGGCCGGGTGCACACCTATGAGGCGGTCGACCGGCGTATCAACAACGTCGTCCGCGGCCTGATCCAGGTCGGGGTTCGGCAGGGCGACCGGGTCGGCGTCCTGATGGAGACGCGGCCCAGTGCCATGGTCGCGATCGCCGCGCTGTCCCGGCTCGGCGCGGTCGCCGTGGTGATGCACCCGGAGGCCGACCTGACCGCATCGGTCCGGCTCGGGCGGGTCACCGAGATTCTGACCGACCCCACCAACCTGGAGGCCGCGCGTCAATGGCCGGGTCAGGTTCTGGTGCTGGGCGGCGGTGAGACGCGCAACCTGGACCTGCCCGATGACGGCAACGTCATCGACATGGAGCAGATCGACCCGGACGCCGTCGAGCTGCCCGCCTGGTACCGGCCCAACCCGGGGCTGGCCCGCGACCTGGCGTTCATCGCGTTCAACACGGCCGGTGGCGAGCTGGTCGCCAAGCAGATCACCAACTACCGATGGGCGGTGTCGGCCTTCGGGACCGCTTCGACGGCCGCCCTGGACCGCCGCGACACCGTGTACTGCCTGACCCCGCTGCACCACGAGTCCGCGCTGCTGGTCGCGCTGGGCGGCGCGGTCGTCGGCGGAACCCGCATCGCACTGTCGCGCGGCCTGCAGACCGACCGGTTCGTCAACGAGGTGCGGCAGTACGGCGTCACCGTGGTGTCCTATACCTGGGCGATGCTGCGCGACATCGTCGACGATCCCGCCTTCGTGCTGCACGGCAACCACCCGGTGCGGCTGTTCATCGGCTCGGGTATGCCGACCGGATTGTGGCAGCGGGTCGTCGACGCGTTCGCCCCCGCGCACGTCGTCGAGTTCTTCGCCACCACGGACGGACAGGCGGTGCTGGCCAACGTGTCCGGCGCCAAGATCGGCAGCAAGGGCCGGCCGTTGCCCGGCGCCGGCCGTGTCGAGCTCGGCGCCTACGACACCGAACACGACCTGATCCTGGAAGACGAACGGGGCTTCGTGCAGGTCGCCGACGCGAATCAGGTCGGCGTGTTGCTCGCGGCGTCCCGAGGACCGATCGATCCGACGGCGTCGGTCAAACGCGGCGTCTTCGCGCCCGCCGACACCTGGATCTCCACCGAGAACCTGTTCCGCCGCGACGAGGACGGGGACTACTGGTTGCTGGGCAGGCGCGGCTCGGTGGTGCACACCGGGCGCGGGTTGGTCTATTCCGATGCGGTCACCGATGCGCTTGGTTTGATCAACGGCGTGGACCTCGCGGCGACCTACAACGTGCCGTTCGGCAACCTGGAGGTGGCGGTGTCGGCGGTGACGCTGTTGCCGGGAGCCAGCATCACGGCGGCCGATTTGACCGAAGCGTTCGCCGACCTGCCCGTCGGGCTCGGGCCCGACAT
- a CDS encoding type VII secretion target, with the protein MPDLIADATYLAALRGYLKEAGAYLKSGFAKSNNEDFHDKLLRTHGLTSRGGSTDMIAAIQANRNQVNEQLIKCLKACDEALENAGKAYRATDQAHHDALDKQLKPGN; encoded by the coding sequence ATGCCGGATTTAATCGCCGACGCAACGTACCTGGCCGCATTAAGGGGCTACCTCAAGGAGGCCGGCGCATACCTGAAATCCGGCTTCGCCAAGTCCAACAATGAGGACTTCCACGACAAGCTCTTACGGACCCACGGGTTGACATCCCGCGGGGGATCCACCGACATGATTGCGGCAATACAAGCGAACCGCAATCAGGTTAATGAGCAATTGATCAAGTGCCTGAAAGCATGCGATGAAGCGCTCGAGAACGCCGGCAAGGCGTATCGGGCGACTGATCAGGCGCACCACGATGCCCTCGACAAACAGCTGAAACCCGGCAACTGA
- a CDS encoding YbaB/EbfC family DNA-binding protein produces the protein MPQHDDGQDDVSALLFFDTNKSGDDGGSQTLVDALGARASDQSPDTTTDVEALRSTTDVAADDAQEDDGSEYQAKVTNLAGTVAVTALPDGSVLQIDLRPTVTSMSEAALADEILVIADLARQKGLAKQQAFVADFVRGVEIDDGGAAQELIANSTDLPTPQQAEAAQAEVFASRYANTD, from the coding sequence ATGCCACAACACGACGATGGCCAGGACGATGTGTCCGCCCTGCTCTTCTTCGACACCAATAAGTCCGGCGACGACGGCGGTTCGCAGACATTGGTCGATGCGCTGGGAGCGCGGGCGTCGGATCAATCCCCAGACACCACAACCGATGTCGAAGCCCTTCGTTCGACGACCGACGTTGCCGCCGATGACGCGCAAGAAGACGACGGGTCCGAGTATCAGGCCAAGGTGACCAACCTGGCCGGAACCGTTGCGGTCACGGCGCTTCCAGATGGCAGTGTCCTGCAGATCGATCTGCGCCCGACGGTGACCAGCATGTCGGAAGCAGCGCTCGCTGACGAGATACTTGTGATTGCCGACCTGGCCCGGCAAAAGGGGCTGGCCAAACAGCAGGCATTCGTCGCCGATTTCGTGCGGGGAGTTGAGATTGACGACGGCGGTGCCGCCCAAGAACTCATCGCCAACTCCACGGACCTGCCGACGCCGCAACAGGCCGAGGCGGCACAGGCCGAGGTGTTCGCCAGCCGCTACGCCAACACCGACTGA
- a CDS encoding PPE domain-containing protein codes for MRAQELGGAMPRWPILQPTAPGQLAMTRNAVTVLQRSADNMRVALKAGEERWVRLAQLLVQAAKAYKDVDQSAASSLTFGASSSPLGRKPTTYQLVPDSSPAYVPPSLPSAGVYEATRASITALDTKFLSVREAAKQIHAGDPNARSLLDFADAWTGYEGALHDAALRFRPFDSWRGKAVTQVEAQFQRHRDWLTQMASSSRTLGQQARDLAFAHYAAASQHPRSAQVDPLYAKLTAKRISSRDYAAYLKMQKLSEDVRTEYRKKAGLPLSPLNLLMPPERADSDLLTTPEEKAQELGRKSQEERLKSQQEAYKPMQELLKQQQEQARIAQEEMRKARQEALEDGRKAREEARIAQQEAQDEADERAQEAQKAMKENLAKSLNAQQALAKSMGKSGMPKLPSPSKLMGAAGQLANMAKGMGPKPTPAAHVPGAPLIPPLPLGGHPPHVAPAASAGAGVSLGGSGIGAPPRLQPPLQPPTPAQPTPTPLQTPRAQIPMDPESVARSAAGPGPHGAGGAGAAPSGGGMGGGAAMGGPGAGQGKGGGTAKRVQPDDPAVYTEERPWTEGVIGRRPRKVDPAPPPADGAK; via the coding sequence ATGCGAGCTCAAGAGCTGGGCGGTGCGATGCCGCGGTGGCCAATCCTGCAGCCGACAGCGCCGGGCCAGCTGGCAATGACCAGGAACGCGGTCACGGTTCTTCAACGGTCCGCCGACAACATGCGGGTGGCGCTGAAGGCCGGCGAAGAACGATGGGTGCGCCTGGCGCAATTGCTGGTCCAAGCGGCCAAGGCCTACAAAGACGTCGACCAGAGTGCGGCGAGCAGCCTGACATTCGGCGCGTCCTCGTCACCACTCGGCCGGAAACCCACGACGTACCAGCTGGTGCCCGACTCCAGCCCCGCCTATGTACCGCCTTCGCTACCGTCTGCGGGAGTCTACGAAGCAACCAGAGCATCAATTACGGCGCTGGACACCAAGTTTCTCAGCGTGCGGGAAGCGGCTAAACAAATTCACGCGGGTGACCCGAACGCCAGATCGTTGCTTGATTTTGCGGACGCGTGGACGGGATACGAGGGAGCGTTGCACGACGCCGCCCTCCGGTTCCGGCCCTTCGACTCCTGGCGCGGCAAGGCAGTGACTCAGGTCGAGGCCCAGTTCCAGCGGCACCGGGATTGGCTGACCCAGATGGCGAGCAGTTCGAGAACGCTTGGTCAACAGGCCCGCGACCTTGCCTTCGCGCATTACGCAGCCGCCAGCCAGCACCCTCGATCCGCGCAAGTGGACCCGCTCTACGCGAAGTTGACCGCCAAAAGAATCAGCAGCAGGGACTACGCGGCCTACCTGAAGATGCAGAAACTGTCGGAAGACGTGCGAACCGAATACCGGAAGAAGGCAGGTTTGCCGCTGTCGCCGCTGAACCTGTTGATGCCTCCCGAACGGGCCGACTCGGACCTGCTGACGACACCCGAAGAAAAGGCGCAGGAACTGGGGCGAAAATCCCAGGAAGAAAGACTCAAATCACAGCAAGAGGCGTACAAGCCGATGCAAGAGCTGCTGAAGCAGCAGCAAGAGCAAGCCCGCATCGCACAAGAAGAGATGCGAAAGGCACGGCAAGAGGCGCTCGAAGACGGGCGCAAGGCGCGAGAGGAAGCGCGGATCGCGCAACAAGAGGCGCAGGACGAAGCCGATGAACGGGCGCAGGAGGCGCAGAAGGCGATGAAGGAGAATCTCGCCAAGTCGCTGAACGCCCAACAAGCCCTTGCCAAGTCGATGGGCAAGTCCGGCATGCCGAAGCTGCCATCCCCGTCGAAGCTGATGGGCGCGGCGGGCCAGCTCGCGAATATGGCAAAAGGCATGGGCCCCAAGCCGACTCCGGCAGCCCATGTACCGGGTGCACCGTTGATACCGCCCCTTCCCCTCGGTGGGCACCCACCGCACGTTGCCCCGGCCGCCTCGGCAGGAGCCGGAGTGTCGTTGGGCGGCAGCGGGATCGGCGCGCCACCACGGTTGCAACCCCCGTTGCAACCGCCAACCCCCGCCCAGCCGACGCCAACCCCGTTGCAGACGCCAAGGGCGCAGATCCCGATGGATCCCGAGTCAGTGGCGCGGTCGGCGGCCGGCCCGGGGCCGCACGGTGCGGGCGGCGCGGGCGCGGCGCCATCCGGTGGCGGAATGGGAGGCGGGGCTGCGATGGGCGGGCCCGGAGCCGGTCAGGGCAAAGGCGGTGGCACCGCCAAGCGCGTGCAGCCGGACGACCCGGCCGTCTACACCGAGGAGCGGCCGTGGACCGAGGGGGTCATCGGTCGTCGCCCGCGCAAGGTCGATCCCGCTCCCCCTCCGGCCGACGGCGCGAAGTAA